A stretch of the Polyangiaceae bacterium genome encodes the following:
- the gatD gene encoding Glu-tRNA(Gln) amidotransferase subunit GatD, translated as MSDDELKGYKGRARERLSGFGVRVWSDVVATNDLGSVFEGVILPRSENLDDEHVVIKMKTGYNVGLHVDRLRSVREVGFKEAVYKIPEREFPSRPDLPKVTLLGTGGTIASRLDYRTGAVIPAFTPGELYGAVPELAELANLTTKKLFGVFSENMAKEQYLELARAVGREIEAGADGIVIGHGTDTMGHTAAVLSFMVQDTPVPIVLVGSQRSSDRPSSDAARNLINAVRAAGSGDIAEVVICMFGPTSDRYALLHRGTRCRKMHSSYRSTFRTLGDIPLAMVGDEISYLGAEYVKRDRARKVRVDAVYDDRTTILYYYPGMKPDLVDALVEKGYRGIVIAGTGLGHVNKPLYPALRRAQEAGVHVVMTVRTLWGFAQMFVYDTGRDLMDLGVVPLDNMLPETALMKLSWVLAHTDDHAEVLRLMQTSIAGEITPREPHDGYLILQGGLPETKDFVAGHWK; from the coding sequence ATGAGCGACGACGAGCTGAAGGGCTACAAGGGCAGAGCGCGCGAGCGGCTCTCGGGCTTCGGCGTCCGGGTCTGGAGCGACGTCGTGGCGACGAACGACCTGGGCAGCGTGTTCGAGGGCGTGATCCTGCCGCGCAGCGAGAACCTCGACGACGAGCACGTCGTGATCAAGATGAAGACCGGCTACAACGTCGGGCTGCACGTCGATCGGCTGCGCAGCGTGCGCGAGGTCGGCTTCAAGGAGGCCGTCTACAAGATCCCGGAGCGCGAGTTCCCTTCGCGCCCCGATCTGCCCAAGGTGACCTTGCTCGGTACCGGAGGCACCATCGCGTCCCGCCTCGACTACCGGACCGGCGCGGTGATCCCCGCGTTCACGCCCGGCGAGCTGTACGGAGCCGTGCCGGAGCTGGCGGAGCTGGCGAACCTGACCACCAAGAAGCTCTTCGGCGTGTTCAGCGAGAACATGGCCAAGGAGCAGTACCTCGAGCTGGCCCGGGCAGTGGGGCGGGAGATCGAGGCGGGGGCCGACGGGATCGTGATCGGGCACGGCACCGACACCATGGGTCACACGGCGGCTGTCCTGTCTTTCATGGTGCAGGACACGCCCGTGCCCATCGTGCTGGTCGGCTCGCAGCGCTCGAGCGATCGCCCCTCGAGCGATGCTGCGCGCAACCTGATCAACGCCGTGCGCGCCGCGGGCTCCGGCGACATCGCGGAGGTCGTGATCTGCATGTTCGGGCCGACCTCCGACCGCTACGCGCTGCTCCACCGCGGTACTCGATGCCGCAAGATGCACTCCTCGTATCGCTCCACCTTCCGCACGCTCGGCGACATTCCGCTGGCGATGGTGGGGGACGAGATCAGCTATCTCGGCGCCGAGTACGTGAAGCGCGATCGCGCGCGCAAGGTCCGGGTGGACGCGGTCTACGACGACCGCACGACCATCCTCTACTACTACCCCGGCATGAAGCCGGACCTGGTGGACGCCCTCGTGGAGAAGGGCTACCGCGGCATCGTCATCGCCGGCACCGGCCTGGGCCACGTCAACAAGCCCCTCTACCCGGCGCTCCGTCGCGCGCAGGAGGCCGGCGTCCACGTGGTCATGACGGTGCGGACGCTCTGGGGCTTCGCCCAGATGTTCGTCTACGACACGGGCCGAGATCTGATGGATCTCGGCGTCGTGCCCCTCGACAACATGCTGCCGGAGACGGCGCTGATGAAGCTCTCCTGGGTGCTGGCGCACACCGACGATCACGCCGAGGTCCTGCGCCTGATGCAGACGTCGATAGCCGGCGAGATCACGCCGCGGGAACCCCACGACGGCTACTTGATCCTCCAGGGCGGTCTGCCGGAGACCAAGGACTTCGTCGCGGGCCATTGGAAGTGA
- the gatE gene encoding Glu-tRNA(Gln) amidotransferase subunit GatE encodes MTDPEAPEPRWPRVAGIRPRSPEDDHLDYAEVGLISGLEVHQQLQTSRKLFCNCPAGRYTQAHDGTVLRHMRPTLSELGVYDGTALMEFKTRKHIVYLLNRENTCTYEMDDTPPFLVNQEALDIAIEQCLMLGCDIVDEVHIARKQYLDGSIPTGFQRTAIVGVNGKIPFRGREISVTQVSVEEDSCREVSDRGHLIVWRTDRLGMPLIETVTGPDLRTPDEVAEAILLVGRVCRSTRHVRVGIGASRQDVNVSVRGGRRVEIKGVPKAGWARRLVHGEALRQVNLLRLRDELGRRGIGSPDAVRVEAHDVTELFADGVPLLRADGWQRFVASEQRRAGFELGEGTFRVMAAKLVGLAGTLSWPTQPARTFAHELAGRVRVIAGLDQPPILLHSEDWPAELGDARLAALRERTGACPGDSLVLVWGPERDTRTAVEEIRLRYADATDGVPNETRQPFADGSTDFERILPGPDRMYPDTDSPPTRLSRERIAGLSTRLAPRPWERDERYAAAGVPEATRHYLIRRGGADLVDRVVGEAEAELRFACFWFGERLKGLARAGLPVERIEPERWSELFRLLRSRPVLREALPDLCRELVASPERPLTELIAERALGTEPAGWREALGPKVERARASAHDAEPGRVLRFALKLSMPALRGRVPAVRVAQAIQTALESPALVTGEARA; translated from the coding sequence GTGACCGACCCCGAAGCCCCCGAGCCGCGTTGGCCGCGCGTCGCCGGTATCCGGCCGCGGAGCCCCGAGGACGACCACCTCGACTACGCCGAGGTGGGCCTGATCTCCGGGCTGGAGGTGCACCAGCAGCTCCAGACCTCGCGCAAGCTGTTCTGCAACTGTCCGGCGGGGCGGTACACCCAAGCGCACGACGGCACGGTGCTCCGGCACATGCGCCCCACGCTCTCGGAGCTCGGCGTCTACGACGGCACCGCGCTGATGGAGTTCAAGACGCGGAAGCACATCGTCTATCTCCTGAACCGTGAGAACACCTGCACCTACGAGATGGACGACACGCCGCCCTTCCTGGTGAACCAGGAAGCGCTCGACATCGCCATCGAGCAATGCCTGATGCTCGGCTGCGACATCGTGGACGAGGTGCACATCGCGCGGAAGCAGTACCTGGACGGCTCCATCCCGACGGGTTTCCAGCGCACCGCCATCGTCGGTGTGAACGGCAAGATCCCGTTTCGCGGCCGCGAGATCTCGGTGACTCAGGTCAGCGTCGAGGAGGACTCCTGCCGCGAGGTCTCGGACCGGGGTCACCTGATCGTGTGGCGGACGGATCGGCTGGGAATGCCGCTGATCGAGACGGTGACGGGGCCGGACCTGCGCACCCCGGACGAGGTCGCCGAGGCCATCCTGTTGGTCGGCCGAGTGTGCCGCTCCACGCGCCACGTCCGCGTCGGCATCGGGGCGAGCCGTCAAGACGTGAACGTCTCGGTGCGAGGCGGACGGCGCGTGGAGATCAAGGGCGTGCCCAAGGCCGGCTGGGCCCGACGCCTGGTCCACGGCGAGGCGCTGCGCCAGGTGAACCTCTTGCGCCTCCGCGACGAGCTCGGGCGCCGCGGAATCGGCTCGCCGGACGCCGTTCGGGTCGAGGCTCACGACGTCACGGAGCTGTTCGCCGACGGCGTGCCGCTGCTCCGCGCCGACGGCTGGCAGCGCTTCGTCGCGAGCGAGCAGCGGCGCGCGGGCTTCGAGCTCGGCGAGGGGACCTTCCGGGTGATGGCGGCGAAGCTGGTCGGCCTCGCGGGGACGCTGAGCTGGCCCACCCAGCCGGCGCGCACCTTCGCCCACGAGCTCGCGGGTCGCGTCCGCGTGATCGCCGGGCTCGATCAGCCGCCGATCTTGCTGCACTCCGAGGACTGGCCCGCCGAGCTCGGCGACGCGCGCCTCGCGGCCCTTCGCGAGCGGACCGGCGCCTGCCCGGGTGACTCGCTGGTGCTGGTGTGGGGACCGGAGCGAGACACCCGCACGGCCGTCGAGGAGATCCGGCTGCGCTACGCCGACGCCACCGACGGCGTGCCCAACGAGACGCGCCAGCCCTTCGCCGACGGCAGCACGGACTTCGAGCGCATCTTGCCGGGGCCCGATCGCATGTACCCGGACACGGACTCGCCACCGACCCGGCTTTCGCGCGAGCGCATCGCGGGCCTCTCCACGCGTCTGGCTCCGCGCCCCTGGGAGCGGGACGAGCGCTACGCCGCGGCGGGCGTGCCGGAGGCCACGCGGCACTACCTGATCCGGCGCGGGGGAGCCGACCTCGTCGATCGCGTGGTGGGCGAAGCGGAGGCAGAGCTGCGCTTCGCCTGCTTCTGGTTCGGCGAGCGCCTGAAAGGGCTCGCGCGCGCGGGCCTGCCCGTGGAGCGGATCGAGCCCGAGCGCTGGTCCGAGCTGTTTCGTCTGCTCCGATCGCGGCCCGTGCTCCGGGAAGCGTTGCCGGACCTCTGCCGGGAGCTCGTGGCGTCGCCAGAGCGACCGCTCACGGAGCTGATCGCCGAGCGCGCCCTCGGCACGGAGCCGGCGGGCTGGCGCGAAGCGCTCGGTCCGAAGGTCGAGCGCGCCCGCGCCTCGGCGCACGACGCGGAGCCGGGGCGCGTGTTGCGCTTCGCGCTGAAGCTCTCGATGCCGGCGCTGCGCGGGCGCGTCCCTGCGGTTCGCGTGGCGCAGGCGATCCAGACTGCGCTGGAGAGCCCGGCCCTCGTGACGGGAGAAGCCCGAGCATGA